ttttctcttttattATGCTTATATCTGTCCCAAGTTGTGGCGCGGCCTGGATTTAATATTGGAGATCCGGGCAAGCGGCATTTTCTGTTTGAGCTAAAAAGCCATGCAGATGGTAGCATTGATGTCTGAGCTAAAAAGCCATGCAAAGTTTTGGAGCTCCTTGTTGGCTTTACAAGGGGAGCATCAGTGGAAATATGGTAAGCTGTGTTCTTATGGTTCTTGTTTCTGATTTTCTGCAGGTTGCTATAACTTTGTCACAATGGATCATGTCCTAATCTAAAGAAGATCACATTTTCATGTCAACATTGAACATACTATCTTTCATTATTGCTGGGTAGTTGGAACGGACAAGTGCATGTTCAAGATGACGGATGTGAGGCGTCATTCCGTGGATGTTCCACTGTCAAGAACCTTAGTGCAGCTCAAGCGAGTGAGATCGCTGCGGGACCCAGCAACAAATTCTTTGAGCAAGTATGCATCTCCTTCTGATCACATGATCTGGGAGACTGCTTCTAGCAATGGGATGACTTTGGATCTTGGCAGGTCAGTACATCATCAGTTggatgaagaagatgaagatctgGGAGCGGAGGCTACAATGGGGTCAGAGCGGAGTTTTCGGGCACCAAATGCAAGGACTGCATCGTATAGGAAATCTTCTGCTGTCAAGATCAGAGGCTTGAACCCACCAAGAAACAAGCAGGTTCACCGTGTCCGCCAAGATGGTCACCGCAAGTCATTGGATTCAAACCACTCGAATCATAGTTCTATCCGACAATTGGCAAACAATATGGTCAACAATGTGGGTGcagagaaggaagaggaggaagtgAATTCTTATGAAAGACCAAAATTTGCACTTCCAGATAAGGATGAAGAAGAAGTGAAAATGCCAGGCTACAAATTCCGGAGCAAGTCTTCTGCTGCGATGAGCCGTGTTGGCAGCCCTTGTATGTCAGCCAGTGAGGCACGCTCTGTTGCGTCAAGAAGAAGCACTTTAGGGCCTGGAACTGAGGATACACGACTGAGGTCGAATGATGTTGTTGGATCAAATTTTAGTGGCTGTGGCATAAGCTACTGCTGGTCAGGAGCGTCAAAATACCGAGAACTTTATTCCGATAGTGATGGTCCAGAGCAACCTCTCTTATCTACTGATGGGACTGAGGCAGCATTCCAAGGTAATGTACCATACACTGAGACACCGAGATGTTTAAGCCAGAAATTTCGCCCTCGGTCCTTCAGTGAACTGATTGGCCTAAATGTTGTTGCTCAGTCCCTCTTATATTCCTCTTGCAAAGGAAAAGTTGCTCCAATGTACTTGTTTCATGGCCCCCGGGGTACTGGTAAGACATCCACAGCGAGGATTTTCGCCGCTGCTCTAAATTGTGTCTCTCTTGAAGAGCAAAGGCCATGTGGGTTCTGTAAAGAGTGTGTCATTCTTTTCTCTGGGAAGAGTAGAGATGTGAAAGAACTTGATGCAGCAAAAATGGATCGTTTAGGTCGAGTAAAGGCACTTCTCAAGAGTGCATCTCTTGTCCCATACTCTTCACGCTTCAAGGTTTTCATAATAGATGAATGCCATCTCTTGCAAGAAGATGCATGGTCAGCAATACTAAAGAGTCTTGATGAGCCATACCGGCATACAGTATACATTATGATTACTTCTGACATAGAAAGTCTGCCTCGCACTTCCATCACACATTGCCAGAAGTTCCATTTTCCAAAGATAAAGGTTGCAGATATTGTCTACAGGTTGGAGAGAATCTGTATAGAAGAAGGACTAGAATTTGACCATGATGGGTTGTACTTCATTGCTGCAAAGTCTAATGGTTCTCTTAGAGATTCAGAAATAATGCTTGACCAACTCAGTTTGCTTGGGAAGAAGATCACAATTTCTCTTGTGCATGAACTTGTGAGTTGTCTACTATTATCTTTCACGTTCTAAGCAAATCATAAAGTCAATATTGTCATGtttatgcatcttttatttgcaGGTAGGATCAGTGTCTGATGACGAGTTGATTGAACTGCTTGATCTGGCATTGTCATCCGACACCACCAATACTGTAAGACGAGCTAGAGAACTTATGGGATCATCAATTGATCCTTTGCAGCTTGTCTCTCAGTTGGCCAACCTTATTATGGACATTCTCTCGGGGAGATGTCAATCTGCAGTCAGTGTAGTCAGCAAAAGTTTCTTGGGTAGATATGCATGTGAGTATCCTTTCCTTGACATGTTTCTTTCTTCTCGGAGACACGAGCATTCTCTAGTGTTGAAAAAAAATGCATGCTAGTAGTACTTTGAAGATGCTTGAGTTGAACCATATTACTTTTATTGTTGGAAGTTTGTCATGATTataattttatcttttttttgcgaggaataATTTTATCTTGATCTCTCTCCACACACACCTATTTGTTCCACTAAGTTTTCATTCTTATGTCTGAACTTTTCTGTCATGATTATGCAGTGTCTGAGGTTGGAATAAAGAAATTAAGACATGCATTGAAGATACTATCGGAAACTGAAAAGCAATTGAGGACATCAAGGAATCAGGCTACTTGGGTTACAGTTGCGCTTTTGCAGTTTGGCTCCACTGAACCTAACCTTGTTGCTGAACCGAATGATGTGCATGCACAGTCGGTAACTGGATATACAGGTAAGCATAATAAAGCTCAGCATCACATATAATTCTGATTTCTAGACAGAACAGAATgataaccttttttttttcatatccCACTGTAGATGACTGGGTTTCCAAGGTGCACTCAAGCTCCAATTTTTGTCAGGCATGTAACAGCAACAAGTCCAACTGTTCTGAGCGACACTGTAGGCGGCTTAAGCTTGAGAACATATGGAGGAGAGCCATTGGAAAGTGTCGATCAAGGTCAGCCAAAAGTTTTCTCAGGAAAGAAGGCTTCCTATCATCGGTCCATGTTACTGAAGGTAAAAAAGTGTATACCGTCTCTACTGAATTTTCAATTTGTCATATGGATTGTGCTGAAAATGACATGTTATATGTACAAATTCTCAGAGTTGGCTATAGCAGAAGTTGGATTTGGACACCCGGATCACCTATCAAGAGGACAGAATATGCAAAGCCTAATAGAATGCGCTTTACAACATGTTCTTGGGTGCAATGTGGAGATCAGATTCAAACTTGTATCATGTCCAGTGAGGAAAGATGCTAGGTTGAAGAGACAATCATTCAGTTTTCTCAACTGCTCAGGCCGGAAGCAAGAGCTGTCAGATTCAGTTGTGactgatgaagatgaagctgTGAGGCCTGGAGCAAGAGAGACACCCCTTAAAGGCTACACCTCCAGTCAGCAGGAATCACCATATATCATGCAACGTGTTGATTCAAAACCAACAGTCCATGGTTGTGAGGATGATGCTCGGAGTACCTTGACGTCAAACAGATCCATGACAGATGACCTGACTAGGACTTGCAGGTCAGAAACTAACTACTCAAAGGGTGTCAGTGAGCAGGGTCGTTTCGATAGCATCCAGGAGCCTGACCTACAACCAAATTGCTTCTCACGAACGCTCAAGCTTCAAAAGAAGCTATTGTCGTCTGGTGCAGCACACACAATCTGTTTGAGGATCCAGCCGCATAACAAAATGGATTTCCTTCCTAAGAAGGAATTCGATACGTACTTCTGTGCATATGAGCCTTATGAGCAGTGTTCAAGGTCAAATTCACGGGCTACTTACAGTTCAAGAGATGACGACCTGTAAGCAATCTGAACTTGGCGTTATTCCACTGTACTTCGATGATCTCGATTAATGCTTCTTTACAGGCAACTATTTTTTCCCgagaatacgcaggagagctgtgtatcATTAAAGGCAACTATTTAGCCATATAAATTTCAGTGACTGCATATTCTTACATTACTGTCATGTGTGGAACCAGTGTTGAACTCTTTTATTTCTTCTGCAGGTGGAGCAAGAATTCACGGTTTGGTTCGAATCTACTCTGCTGGAGGGCCCCAAAACAATCCATGTAGCAGAGGTACATCACTCTGTATTTTCACATTACTTGGTCAGAAAAATGAATAGAGTGTTCTTGCCTACTGGTTGCTAGTGTTTCATGTGGCATGTTGACCCCAGTTCTGCCAGTGCGTCCCCCACATCAGCAAGTGCTTTATTGTAAGCGGAGTTGTAGACAGCCAGTGCAACAACCGGCTCAAGCATTGCTGCTGGGGGAAAAGTGGATCATTATAGCAGAACATCAACAAAATGCTGAAAACAGTAACTTTCAATCATTCAGCTAAACTTTTGGATCTGTGAATTTGCAGTAAAAGATGAGCAAACTAGACGGAACACATCAAACATTTACCAATTTTGCCCTAATCTGGAGACATGGACACCTGAGGGCTGAGGCGGCAATTTTGAAGGAAAAGTTTAGGGATGGGGCCTGTGTAGATCACGTTCTTGAAGAACTGAGAAACTACTGTTTAATCGGTAGGCTGCATTTAGTGATATTTTCTCGGTAATGCAGGTAATTTTATGAGAGGAATAATGTTAGTGGTCAGTTGTACAGCACGCCAATGATGAAACCGTGTATACTGAATTTTGTAGGACGATTTGATGCTCGATCTCCATTTCTATGATCTCTTAACTGGATTTTTTTCGTGCAGCTATTTTATAATTCATTAACCCCACTAGCATATTCAAGGCGTCTGATGGTTTGTGGTAGAACTGAGGCCAATTCAACCTTTTGTAACAGAACATGAAGAATGAACAATTGCATCGCGATCCAACTTAGTACCACTCAAATCAAATGGGAACCGATCAAAAGGGCATCATCTGTCCATCGTCCAAAAAAGAGTCCACCATGAGTAAAGTTTAGACTCTAAAACGAGCGAGCTAGATCTTCTTAAATGGGGTGAAAAAATGTTCGAGGTCGCCACGAGAACTAACGTTTCAGAAGGCCTTAGTTCCGAAACCACCAGCAGCTACCATACCAATGAGGAATGGGAAATGGTCGAGGTCGACGGCGGGGAAGCTAGGCGAGACCATCAATGTCGACCCGATCTGGGGTAGACCTTCCTTTCTGTCCCTCAACAAGCATCACGCCAAGCTGGCCTTTTGTACCTCCCCCAAAGGAGTACAGCCTGCCGGACTCGGTGAGGACCAATGTGTGAGGGGAACCCAAACCTTGGTTAATCCTGTCCACGCTCTTCGTCGCGCTAATCTGCACAACCTTTTCATTCAGCGCAACAATCGAAGTGGCTAGCTTGGGAGTACGAACAGTTTCCTTTTCCTCGCCATCCACCTGAAAGCAGGAGAGATGAGACGGCACAATCAGGAATTCAGAAGTTTAATGCAGTAGTTGATTGTTACTATGACTTCTTCAGAGTTATTCAAGACTCATGGAAGATGATGATCAAACCTGAATACGCAGTCTTGCCCCACGCCCAAAGAAGTAGACGTCGCCATTATCGGCGACGACGAAGGTAGTGTAATCGCCAGCTGACAGATGCCTAGCCTTTACGTCCTTCAAGCCTTCCACTTCCGCGGGGAGGCACATGCATTGGTCTACATTACCATGTCCCAGACAGCCGTGTCCCCTCCATCCCCAGGTGAACACACGTCCATCTAGTGCTAAAGCTGCACAATGGAAAGCGCCTGCATAAATCGACAGTGGCTTTACATCCAGTTCATGGAAATGTTGGACCAACAGTGGGATCCCCAGGTCTGCcgtgtctccatgcccaagcTTGCCTCCTAAACCGCAGCCTACCGAGTAAACCGACCTGCAAATGGACACCCAAACTCAACTCATTCAAAGAGAACTCACATCAAAAGAGCTCATGGCCCTCCTAAACAATTTCCAAGAAAGGTTGTTCAGTGTATGAAAATGCTTATCTGATAAAATAAAACTGTAGTAAGAAGCCAAGCAAGGGATAGTACT
This sequence is a window from Panicum virgatum strain AP13 chromosome 7K, P.virgatum_v5, whole genome shotgun sequence. Protein-coding genes within it:
- the LOC120641281 gene encoding protein STICHEL-like 2, translated to MFKMTDVRRHSVDVPLSRTLVQLKRVRSLRDPATNSLSKYASPSDHMIWETASSNGMTLDLGRSVHHQLDEEDEDLGAEATMGSERSFRAPNARTASYRKSSAVKIRGLNPPRNKQVHRVRQDGHRKSLDSNHSNHSSIRQLANNMVNNVGAEKEEEEVNSYERPKFALPDKDEEEVKMPGYKFRSKSSAAMSRVGSPCMSASEARSVASRRSTLGPGTEDTRLRSNDVVGSNFSGCGISYCWSGASKYRELYSDSDGPEQPLLSTDGTEAAFQGNVPYTETPRCLSQKFRPRSFSELIGLNVVAQSLLYSSCKGKVAPMYLFHGPRGTGKTSTARIFAAALNCVSLEEQRPCGFCKECVILFSGKSRDVKELDAAKMDRLGRVKALLKSASLVPYSSRFKVFIIDECHLLQEDAWSAILKSLDEPYRHTVYIMITSDIESLPRTSITHCQKFHFPKIKVADIVYRLERICIEEGLEFDHDGLYFIAAKSNGSLRDSEIMLDQLSLLGKKITISLVHELVGSVSDDELIELLDLALSSDTTNTVRRARELMGSSIDPLQLVSQLANLIMDILSGRCQSAVSVVSKSFLGRYALSEVGIKKLRHALKILSETEKQLRTSRNQATWVTVALLQFGSTEPNLVAEPNDVHAQSVTGYTDDWVSKVHSSSNFCQACNSNKSNCSERHCRRLKLENIWRRAIGKCRSRSAKSFLRKEGFLSSVHVTEELAIAEVGFGHPDHLSRGQNMQSLIECALQHVLGCNVEIRFKLVSCPVRKDARLKRQSFSFLNCSGRKQELSDSVVTDEDEAVRPGARETPLKGYTSSQQESPYIMQRVDSKPTVHGCEDDARSTLTSNRSMTDDLTRTCRSETNYSKGVSEQGRFDSIQEPDLQPNCFSRTLKLQKKLLSSGAAHTICLRIQPHNKMDFLPKKEFDTYFCAYEPYEQCSRSNSRATYSSRDDDLWSKNSRFGSNLLCWRAPKQSM